Sequence from the Erythrolamprus reginae isolate rEryReg1 chromosome 2, rEryReg1.hap1, whole genome shotgun sequence genome:
agagagggctgtaaaatattATAGAATTTCATACAtctagccccctaatcatctttgttgctcttttttgcactctttacagagtctcaatatctttttttaaacagtATGGTGACCATACTATACTATAGTACTATGCAGTATTTTATGCATGGTCTTActatcctctccctctctctccctccttccttttcaacATATtcatattcagttcatatttccTTGACCATCAGTTTACAATCAATCTGCTAGTTTATTGTGGGCAACACATCAATGGCAACCAGAGCTCTAATATGGGGTTGTGTTTATAAAAGCTTAATTGTTCTTTCTGTATGGAGGATGCAATTTGAAGAGGAGGCTCTTAAGGCATTTGGGCTTAGTTCATTCCATCTCCTCCCCCACTTGTTTTCCTAGCTGAAACATTTCCTCTGTGTCTGCTTGCAATTAGCAGCCATCCAGAACTGGTCTGGGAGAAAAAAGCTTCAAAGAGAATCTTTGCTCCAGTAGAAGTGTCATTGGGGCCCAGAGGTGGCCCAGAAAGTTAAACAAAATGTGCTAAGCATTGTTTTGAAAGTTGAACACCCCcctgagggatttttttttggagggggaattctgggaaaaagggcgtttgaaaattgaaaagtACTTACATGCAGAACTCGACTTATGACAGTtcattagtgaccattcaaatttcCAATAGCACTGAAAAGACAGTTGCAGTCTTAGCATCCCTATGATcatctgatcaaaattcaaatgcttggcaactagttcgTATTTGTGATGGCTACAGTGTCCCAGGGTTCACGTGACTGCATATTGCAACCTTCGTGTCCCGGGGTTTGTGTGATCGCATTTTGCAgagtcaatgggaagccagattcacttaataaccaggttactaatttatcaactgcagtgattcacttaacaattgtggcaagaaaagttgagAAATGGagtaaaatttacttaacaaatgtctcaaccCTAGAcattttggtctcaattgtggtcataagtcaagagctACCTGTACCCTAAATCTTTTTTTCTGAGATGCTGGAAACATACATCAATCACTTAAGCCGATTGCTTTCATCAATTTATAATCCCTCCCAGATTTTATCCGATTGTTCCAAATTGATATTATGTCCAATATTCCtagcccaactaatcatattcccttttacaatctcttcttccattttataatttcCAATTACCTGAACATTTAATCTCTTGTTAGACTTTTAAAGACTTCATAGACATGCCTTCATCCTTTGCAAATGGTCATGCAATATAGATATTTGCTGATGTGGCAATGAGTTCAATGCTTAGAAAAGAAGGATGTTCAAATGTTCAAGCTGTAGACTGATTGGTGTGATAGCTCTCTGTCTGTCTAGTCATTTTCCCATCAGTCCATCATCTATTCCTACCTAGCTATAGTCACAGAAAGTTATACGTATCCTTAGAATTAACACTGGAAAATTGTTATGTGCTACTGTTTAAAGAAATTCACAGAAATAGGTACAAAGTAAAGCATGATGAGAAAGGGGAAATTTTTTATGTAAGCACTGTAAATTAAAAGGAACCTAAGTGTTAAAAGCAGATAACAATCCTCTATCTTCTTTTATGGTGGTCAAATCCCACCCCTTAACTAAAAATTTCCAAACTGGCTGCAGTGCCATTAGCTCCATGAAAAGAGTCTaggtaaaatttgttttaaaattgtaaaaattATCCAGGTTAAAAATAGTTTTTGTTGCAGAATGTGTTAGACATTGTCTTTGAGACTAAAATATCCTTCTGTTTCTTTAGGTGGAATAGTAACTGCCAATTTAGGCAGCTGATTAATATGCTTATTTTGGTTAATTTGCATGTACTTCATATAATGGTGATCTTTCTTTGGCCCCTCCTGTTATTTGCCCTGGATAAGTTCCTGcaatttcttggcaagattttggaaatggtttgccattacctACTCTCTACAGCTGAGGGAGAATGATTCACCTTGGATCACTCAGCTATCTTAATGCCTAAGGTGGGTCTAGAATTCATAGTCCTCTAGTTAGTTTTAAGATGGTGCCTTAATTCCTACACCAAGCTGATTCTCTAATGGTAACTTAGACATGCTTATTTTGTCCAGACATCTATTTCTAAGCCATAATTCCTCTTTGAGGAATGGATCCTGCAACTGATTAGCCACTCTATACACCTGTTTCTTCTGCCATGAGAATGCAGATCAAGATTTCAGAGGGCACGTCAATGAATGGGGACATATCTGTGAggttttgttttggggtttcTTTTTGTGGGGTGAGGTACTGTCTATAATTCTGCACTGGAAGTTATGTAAGATATTTCCAAGTTTACACCAAGAAAAGCTAAATTCTGTTTTGAAAACAAAACTCCAAATAAGTTAAAGGAAAAACCCAGAAATCAAGGGGACATATGGTATGCCCTCATTTTTGAGCTATAGTACAGTttttcctctccccccacccaacTATGTCTCTCTTAGGGAAGTTATTTTTGGGATGGGGTAAAATCTGAATaacaacagacagacagatattagaACATTGAATTTCATGCTGAATGAAATATGTTTGAATCCAGCTCATATGACCCCTAAAATTTAAGGGTGGAGATCTCAGTCATGACTCAATTATTGTATAATGCATGAGAAAGTTGCATTTGGTCCTTTAAGTTGGCTCTGAATATTTGAAGCTTCCTATGGAACCTCTGTTGATAATCCTTCAAAACctaccaaaaaattaaaaattaaaatcataacttgaaatcctaggctcaGCCTCAGCTAGAATAAAGAGCTCTTAGAAAAATATAATTATGTTTCTGAGGTAGCTGAATTTCTATAATTTTGGAATAATCACTTCATACATATAGATctatttaaaaacacacacatgcaaaacAACTTTTAATATTCTTAAAAAGCCCTATAGAAACCATGTAAAGACATTTGAAACGGTAAGTGACAAACAGGTTATAAAATCCTCTGATCCTGGGCAACGAATATGAACATTCTTGGTGGCAGACATGTttacatcatttttatttttactaacATTAATTGTGTATTCTTCTTATGACCCTCTAGGTGACAATATTTAGCCAATCATGACTGATCACCAAAAACTAAGTATTTGGGCTAAGAGAAGACTAGGAGAATAACTCTTCAGAGAGTAGATGGGGAAGTGGGAAAGAATTCACAATTGTATTGCTGCTAAGAAAACATGCTAATTAATAGAAACTGAGAACAATCTGAAGGAGACTTTGCATCCTGAGAACTTCAGCTTCCAACTACAAGATGTAGGATGGAGAAACACAGACAGAATAGTAGCATGGAGGATAATTTTGTGATCCTTGGATTCAATACCAATGGAAATTTGCAGTTTGTGCTTTTCACTTTGTTCCTTCTAATGCACCTCATCACGCTGTCAGGACACCTTGCCATTGTGGTCCTAACTTTACTTGATCCTGCCCTCCACATCCCCATGTATTTCTTCCTGCGCAACCTGTCTTTCATTGAGATCTGTTACACCCTGGTCATTGTGCCTCAAATGCTTGCCAACTTCTTGGACAAGAGCAGAAGTGTATCATTGACTGCCTGTGCAGCACAGATGTACTTCTTCATTGCCTTTGGGGGCTCTGAGTGCTTTCTCTTGGCTTTGATGGCCTATGATAGATACATGGCCATATGCAACCCATTGCGCTACACTGTCATCATGAACAAGAATCTCTGCAAACAACTTTTGGTGATAGCTTGTATCAGTGGATTCACAATCTCACTGGGACTCACTGCTTTAATTTTCAGTCTTCCTTTTTGTAGTTCACATAATATTAACCACTTCTTCTGTGACATCCCGCCAGTGCTGTTCCTGGCATGTAATAATACACACGACAAAGAAGTGGCTGTATTCCTTGTCTGCATGATGATTTTACTAGTTCCATTCTTGCTCATTCTGATTTCCTATGTCTTTATTATCCATTCCATCCTCATGATCAAGTGTGCTGAGGGCCGGAAGAAGGCCTTCTCCACCTGTGCTGCTCATTTGATTGTGGCCATCCTCCACTATGGTTGTGCCATCTTTATCTACATCCGTCCAAAGGCCAGCTACTCCCTGAATGAAGACAAATTGGTCTCGTTGATTTACACCAATGTGACACCAATGATGTACCCCATGATTTACAGCCTTCGGAATAAGGAAGTCAAAGGTGCATTTAAGAGACTATGGGGAAAAAACTTTATTTCCATGGGAAGcgtaaacagatgaaacaatgatctgattattttttccttaaccaagaagaaatattaaatcaATAACTGCTGCTTGGGGGTTgttgtggttttttgtttttgttttagtaCTTCAATGCACTAGATTTCATCCTTGAACCAATCccaaacatttttgaaaactggAACTTAATCAGTAACTAGCAATAAAATTAATTTCAGACATTGCACCCTTGCACATCATGAATTTATAAATCAAATGCTTCACAACCAATTTCTGAACAGTAGCATTTTAAAATCTACGTAGATTGTTTAGAATAAAACTTTAGGAAATGACTATGAGACCATCAAAATTGTATAGGTCAAAGACTGTAATAAAAGGACTGACTGAATCTTCAGGAATGTTTGTTTGCCTGAATATCACTTTATCCACCATCGCTTATTACTAGTGGATTCTATCAACCATCACTTATTACAGGTGTCCATGATTTAGTAGCTATCCCATTCAAAGAGATACATATGCCTCCTTTCCTTGTTATTTTCTCTAGCAAAATACAGACTTTtaaatatcatagaaacatagaaacatagaagtctgacggcagaaaaagaccttgtggtccatctagtctgcccttatactattttctgtattttatcttaggatgggtatatgtttatcccaggcatgtttaaattcagttactgtggatttatctaccacgtctgctggaagtttgttccaaggatctactactctttcagtaaaataatattttctcatgttgcttttgatcttacccccaactaacttcagattgtgtccccttgttcttgtgttcactttcctattaaaaacacttccctcctggaccttatttaaccctttaatatatttaaatgtttcgatcatgtctcccccttttccttctgtcctccagactatacagattgagttcattaagtctttcctgatacgttttatacttaaggccttccaccattcttgtagcccgtttttggacccgttcaattttgtcaatatctttttgtaggtgaggtctccagaactgaacacagtattccaaatgtggtctcaccagcattctatatagcgggatcataatctccctcttcctgcttgttatacctctagctatgcagccaagcatcctacttgctttccctaccccctgactgcactgttcacccattttgagactgtcagaaatcactacccctaaatccttttcttttgaagtatttgctaacacagaactgccaatacaatactcagattgaggattccttttccccaagtgcattattttacatttggaaacattaaactgcagtttccattgctttgaccatttatctagtaaagctaaatcatttaccatattacagatgcctccaggaatatcaaccctattgcacactttagagtcatcggcaaataggcaaaccttccctaccaaaccttcccctatgtcactcacaaacataggacccagaacagacccttgtggcacaccgcttgtaacctgactctgctcagaatactcgccattaataataactctctgatgtctacacttcagccagctgcaaatccattgaactatccagggattaagtccaatcttcactaatttatctatcagttctttatgtggaaccgtatcaaaggctttgctgaagtccaggtaggcaatatccacggcaccaccttcatccaacacctttgttacatagtcaaagaaatcaat
This genomic interval carries:
- the LOC139159478 gene encoding olfactory receptor 10K1-like — translated: MEKHRQNSSMEDNFVILGFNTNGNLQFVLFTLFLLMHLITLSGHLAIVVLTLLDPALHIPMYFFLRNLSFIEICYTLVIVPQMLANFLDKSRSVSLTACAAQMYFFIAFGGSECFLLALMAYDRYMAICNPLRYTVIMNKNLCKQLLVIACISGFTISLGLTALIFSLPFCSSHNINHFFCDIPPVLFLACNNTHDKEVAVFLVCMMILLVPFLLILISYVFIIHSILMIKCAEGRKKAFSTCAAHLIVAILHYGCAIFIYIRPKASYSLNEDKLVSLIYTNVTPMMYPMIYSLRNKEVKGAFKRLWGKNFISMGSVNR